In one Steroidobacteraceae bacterium genomic region, the following are encoded:
- a CDS encoding amidohydrolase family protein gives MLNRLGIVLVAALIAGDGGAGTPPAAEAIYVNGAVYTVDDNRPWAEALAVSGGKLIAVGSNEEVTKLRVAGTQVVDLGGRMVMPGIHDMHVHPLDAAIPALFECSFPFSLTLELILGQVARCAAEAPAGAWVRGGQWPTSLLDAPTPPTRQMLDAVSGDHPVFLMDWAVHNAWVNTRGLQALGIVAETATGILLDDAAYRAQRQLPAYSPGQYQQAAGWAIEQMLAVGITSFKDAMTTDDNLAAYHELGRSGALNARAHTCLAWKSAWSKSRATEVKTLARRGALSGPMLRTDCAKIMLDGIPVARTSALLEPYLPDAKHGDDYRGTLNFEPAELARDVIKLDRMGLTVKIHATGDRSARVALDAFAAARQRNPGGRAIHEVSHAELISDADLPRFKALNVAAEMCPVLWYPGPSDAARIAAIGAERAGRFWPTRNLLDSGALVFYGSDWPAVAPNPSPWPGLEAMVTRRNPYGAMPGRQWPEQAIDLAQAIRIFTINGAIAGRSEELTGSLTPGKAADFIVLDRNLFKIPADEISDTRVLKTVVAGKLVHDEPAAAAQTRRPNVLLIVVDDMGNADLGAFGGEIDTPNLDALAMQGLRLTNLHTASMCSPSRAMLLTGVDSHRAGLGNMLEELSPNQKGQPGYEGYLNDRVVTLATLLKNAGYRTYMTGKWHLGAAEHGPAYRGFMRSFTLDAGGASHFADMRPAYAPSPDVKASYREDGVALQSLPENFHYSSQFYVDRLIDYLEEGRGSDKPFFAYLAFTAPHWPLQAPDAAIQKYAHRYDAGYDVIAAKRLARQKALGLIPRSAQLAQRAPKGKPWNTLSAAEQKVEARAMEVYAAMVDQLDVNTGRLIDYLRRTDRLDDTIIIFLSDNGPEGHDLDETWPAESFPEIRHTIDTTHDFSFENMGRPGSYVLYGPNWARASSPALRMYKGFPTEGGTRVAAFVRYPKLVQQAAISNEFIAVRDIAPTLLDMIGIAQPSDGRNEPMSGRSVLAALAGKPSDGTLRVMADELLGKRYVRQGPWKILHMPEPWGNDAWQLYDLDQDLAEQHDLAGSRPDKVQELETLWQDYQRDNGVILPDWVSGY, from the coding sequence ATGCTGAACCGACTCGGCATCGTGCTGGTGGCCGCGCTCATCGCAGGCGATGGTGGTGCGGGGACACCGCCTGCGGCCGAAGCCATCTACGTCAATGGCGCGGTCTACACCGTTGACGACAATCGCCCATGGGCCGAGGCACTGGCCGTCAGTGGCGGCAAACTGATCGCTGTCGGCAGCAACGAGGAGGTCACGAAACTGCGGGTTGCTGGCACGCAGGTCGTGGATCTCGGCGGTCGCATGGTCATGCCCGGCATTCATGACATGCATGTGCATCCGCTCGATGCCGCCATACCGGCTTTGTTCGAATGCAGCTTTCCATTCTCATTGACGTTGGAACTGATTCTCGGGCAAGTCGCCCGGTGCGCGGCCGAGGCGCCGGCAGGAGCCTGGGTGCGCGGCGGCCAATGGCCGACCTCGCTGCTCGATGCGCCAACGCCGCCAACCCGCCAGATGCTGGACGCGGTGAGCGGCGATCATCCCGTATTCCTCATGGACTGGGCGGTGCACAACGCCTGGGTCAATACCCGCGGCCTGCAGGCACTCGGCATCGTTGCCGAAACGGCGACCGGCATCCTGCTCGATGACGCGGCCTATCGCGCACAGCGACAGCTTCCCGCCTACAGCCCGGGGCAATACCAACAGGCAGCAGGCTGGGCAATCGAGCAGATGCTCGCCGTGGGCATCACGTCGTTCAAGGATGCAATGACGACCGACGACAACCTCGCTGCGTATCACGAACTCGGGCGCAGCGGGGCACTCAATGCGAGAGCGCATACTTGTCTCGCCTGGAAGAGTGCGTGGTCGAAATCGCGCGCCACCGAGGTGAAAACGCTCGCGCGGCGCGGCGCGCTCAGCGGGCCGATGTTGCGCACCGACTGCGCGAAGATCATGCTCGATGGCATTCCCGTTGCGCGCACTTCGGCATTGCTCGAGCCCTATCTTCCCGATGCCAAACACGGTGACGACTACCGCGGCACGCTCAATTTCGAGCCTGCCGAACTTGCCCGGGACGTGATAAAGCTCGACCGCATGGGGCTGACGGTGAAAATCCATGCGACGGGCGATCGATCCGCGCGCGTGGCACTGGACGCCTTTGCGGCTGCACGCCAGCGCAATCCAGGCGGGCGCGCCATCCACGAGGTATCGCACGCGGAACTCATCAGCGACGCCGACCTGCCCCGCTTCAAGGCATTGAACGTCGCCGCCGAGATGTGCCCGGTCCTTTGGTATCCCGGTCCGTCCGATGCGGCGCGCATCGCCGCGATTGGCGCGGAACGCGCGGGTCGATTCTGGCCGACACGCAACCTGCTCGACAGCGGCGCACTCGTGTTCTATGGCTCGGACTGGCCGGCCGTCGCGCCGAATCCGAGTCCATGGCCGGGTCTCGAAGCCATGGTGACGCGACGCAATCCCTACGGCGCGATGCCGGGTCGGCAGTGGCCGGAACAGGCCATCGATCTGGCGCAGGCAATTCGCATTTTCACGATCAATGGCGCGATCGCCGGCAGGAGCGAGGAGCTCACCGGCTCGCTGACGCCGGGCAAGGCGGCGGATTTCATCGTGCTCGATCGCAATCTTTTCAAGATTCCGGCCGATGAAATCAGCGACACGCGGGTACTGAAAACCGTCGTTGCCGGCAAGCTCGTACACGATGAGCCGGCCGCGGCAGCGCAGACCCGACGGCCGAACGTGCTGCTCATCGTCGTTGATGACATGGGCAATGCGGATCTTGGCGCATTCGGCGGTGAAATCGACACACCCAATCTTGATGCGCTTGCCATGCAGGGTCTGCGACTGACGAATCTGCATACGGCCTCCATGTGCTCGCCGAGCCGCGCCATGCTGCTCACCGGCGTCGACAGTCATCGCGCCGGACTCGGCAACATGCTCGAGGAGCTATCGCCCAACCAGAAGGGACAACCCGGCTACGAGGGGTATTTGAACGATCGCGTCGTTACGCTGGCCACTTTGCTGAAGAACGCCGGTTACAGGACCTACATGACCGGCAAATGGCATCTGGGCGCGGCGGAACACGGCCCGGCTTACCGGGGTTTCATGCGCTCATTCACGCTCGATGCGGGCGGTGCCAGCCACTTTGCCGACATGCGACCAGCCTATGCACCCTCGCCGGACGTCAAGGCGAGCTATCGCGAGGATGGCGTGGCCTTGCAGTCGCTCCCGGAGAATTTTCACTACTCGTCACAGTTCTATGTCGACCGGCTGATCGACTATCTCGAGGAGGGCCGCGGTTCGGACAAACCATTCTTCGCCTATCTGGCATTCACGGCACCCCACTGGCCGCTGCAGGCACCGGATGCAGCGATTCAGAAGTATGCGCACCGCTATGACGCTGGATACGACGTGATTGCGGCGAAGCGTCTCGCGCGACAAAAAGCGCTCGGGCTCATTCCCCGATCGGCGCAGCTGGCGCAACGAGCGCCGAAGGGAAAGCCATGGAACACTCTGTCCGCCGCAGAGCAGAAAGTCGAGGCCCGCGCAATGGAAGTCTACGCGGCCATGGTTGACCAACTCGACGTGAATACCGGCCGACTGATCGATTACCTGCGTCGAACGGATCGGCTGGATGACACGATCATCATTTTCCTGTCAGACAACGGACCGGAAGGCCACGATCTGGATGAAACCTGGCCCGCCGAGAGCTTTCCGGAAATCCGCCATACCATCGATACAACTCACGATTTCAGCTTCGAGAACATGGGGCGGCCGGGTTCCTATGTTCTATATGGTCCGAACTGGGCGCGCGCGAGTTCGCCCGCACTGCGCATGTACAAGGGCTTTCCCACGGAGGGCGGCACGCGCGTGGCGGCTTTCGTGCGCTATCCGAAGCTGGTTCAGCAGGCGGCCATCAGCAACGAGTTCATCGCAGTCCGCGATATCGCACCGACTCTGCTCGACATGATCGGCATCGCACAACCTTCGGACGGTCGGAATGAGCCCATGTCGGGTCGGTCGGTGCTGGCGGCGCTCGCTGGCAAGCCATCGGACGGCACCCTGCGTGTCATGGCCGACGAATTGCTCGGCAAACGCTACGTTCGCCAAGGTCCGTGGAAAATCCTGCACATGCCGGAGCCCTGGGGCAACGATGCCTGGCAGCTCTACGATCTCGACCAGGATCTCGCCGAACAACACGATCTCGCGGGCTCGAGGCCTGACAAAGTCCAGGAGCTGGAAACCCTCTGGCAGGATTACCAGCGTGACAACGGCGTCATTCTGCCTGACTGGGTGAGCGGCTACTGA
- a CDS encoding phosphotransferase yields MHEFYSLDPQAQAERLAGLVAKALQKWQLTPASLSLIKFRENAVFCATLANGTRYAVRVHRPGYHDDDELRSELQWMRALDEYGFEVPRVLPDRSGALFNTVSHPEVPEARQVDVFDWVNGRQLGSVEASNDDGTTAAEDLVRAFRIAGTLAAKLHNHASQWVLPPGFKRHAWDCDGLVGEQPFWGRFWELEALDEPQRKLVLAARDRLRADLAVLDRSSSSYGLIHADFAPENLLIDGDRVRLLDFDDAGFGWHMFEIATSLFFYRQHPSYRALQDALIAGYRDERALATGALAQLPMLTAARGFTYLGWVHTRRETETARELTPQLIEMACDAAQEYLGQ; encoded by the coding sequence ATGCACGAATTCTACTCACTCGATCCGCAAGCGCAGGCAGAACGCCTGGCTGGCCTGGTTGCCAAGGCGTTGCAGAAGTGGCAACTGACTCCGGCATCCTTGAGTCTCATCAAGTTTCGTGAGAATGCGGTTTTTTGCGCGACGCTCGCGAACGGAACTCGCTACGCAGTGCGCGTGCATCGCCCGGGCTATCACGACGACGACGAATTGCGCTCCGAATTGCAATGGATGCGCGCGCTCGATGAGTACGGTTTTGAAGTGCCGAGGGTCCTGCCCGACCGGTCCGGGGCGCTTTTCAATACAGTGTCCCACCCCGAGGTGCCTGAGGCCCGTCAGGTCGATGTCTTCGATTGGGTCAATGGCCGGCAGCTCGGCAGTGTCGAGGCGAGCAACGACGATGGCACCACGGCAGCCGAGGACCTCGTGCGCGCCTTCAGGATCGCCGGGACACTCGCCGCGAAGCTGCACAATCATGCTAGTCAATGGGTCCTGCCGCCGGGATTCAAGCGCCATGCCTGGGATTGCGATGGCCTGGTCGGCGAACAGCCTTTCTGGGGCAGGTTCTGGGAACTCGAGGCGCTCGATGAGCCGCAGCGAAAGTTGGTGCTCGCGGCCCGGGACCGCCTGCGTGCGGACCTCGCGGTCCTGGATCGTTCGTCCTCGAGCTATGGATTGATCCATGCCGATTTCGCGCCGGAGAATCTCCTCATCGACGGCGATCGCGTGCGGTTGCTCGATTTTGACGACGCGGGTTTCGGATGGCACATGTTCGAGATCGCAACGTCTCTTTTTTTCTATCGCCAGCACCCGTCGTACCGGGCGTTGCAAGACGCATTGATTGCGGGCTATCGCGACGAGCGGGCGCTGGCCACCGGCGCTCTTGCACAGCTACCCATGTTGACGGCCGCCCGGGGCTTCACGTATCTGGGATGGGTCCATACGCGCCGCGAGACCGAGACGGCCCGGGAGCTCACGCCGCAACTCATCGAGATGGCTTGCGATGCGGCGCAGGAATATCTCGGTCAGTAG
- a CDS encoding aminotransferase class III-fold pyridoxal phosphate-dependent enzyme, whose translation MTAESLLERRYRVLGRNSPLFYDRPLHLVRGEGVWLWDAEGNRYLDAYNNVPHVGHSHPHVVEAMARQAALLNIHTRYLHEGVVSYAERLTRTFDPDLSMLMLTCSGSEANELALRIANVTTGGKGVICTNCSYHGNTVAVAQISTMFTPPEGFGPHIRAVDPPDSYRGIDGLTGQALEDAYVARIEGAIESLNAQGIRLAAMLICTMYSSEGLPIVPAGFMPRAVAAVHKAGGLFIADEVQGGFGRTGQHMWGHQRFGVTPDLVTLGKPMGNGHPVAGVVGRADLVQGFRDRVMYFNTFAGNPVSCAAANAVLDVLESEQLQANAVAIGSYLAGGLRELATRHEAIGDVRSLGMFFAVDLVDDRERKTPASALAKRVINGMCERGVLISRIGPHDNVLKIRPPMPFGRAHADQLLATLDEVLAAG comes from the coding sequence ATGACAGCCGAGTCGCTGCTTGAACGACGTTATCGCGTGCTCGGGCGCAACTCGCCGCTGTTCTATGATCGCCCGTTGCATCTGGTGCGTGGCGAAGGCGTGTGGCTGTGGGACGCCGAGGGCAACCGCTACCTCGATGCGTACAACAATGTTCCGCATGTCGGCCATAGTCACCCGCATGTCGTCGAGGCCATGGCGCGCCAGGCAGCCCTGCTCAACATCCACACGCGTTACCTGCATGAGGGCGTCGTCTCCTACGCCGAGCGCCTGACCCGCACCTTCGATCCGGACCTTTCGATGTTGATGCTGACCTGCAGCGGCAGCGAAGCCAATGAACTGGCGCTGCGCATTGCCAATGTGACAACCGGCGGCAAAGGCGTGATCTGCACGAATTGCTCGTACCACGGCAATACCGTTGCAGTGGCGCAGATCAGCACGATGTTCACGCCGCCGGAAGGATTTGGCCCCCATATACGTGCGGTTGATCCACCGGACAGCTATCGCGGCATCGACGGCCTGACCGGACAAGCGCTCGAGGATGCCTATGTGGCGCGGATCGAAGGCGCAATCGAGTCACTGAATGCACAGGGCATCCGGCTTGCGGCGATGTTGATCTGCACCATGTATTCAAGCGAGGGCCTGCCCATCGTACCCGCCGGATTCATGCCGCGGGCTGTTGCTGCCGTGCACAAGGCGGGCGGTCTGTTCATCGCAGACGAAGTGCAGGGCGGTTTCGGTCGCACCGGTCAGCATATGTGGGGTCATCAGCGCTTCGGCGTTACGCCGGATCTGGTCACGCTCGGCAAGCCAATGGGCAATGGCCATCCTGTTGCCGGTGTCGTCGGGCGGGCCGATCTGGTGCAGGGGTTCCGCGATCGTGTCATGTATTTCAATACCTTCGCCGGCAACCCGGTCTCCTGCGCTGCGGCCAATGCGGTGCTCGATGTGCTCGAATCCGAGCAGCTGCAGGCCAACGCGGTCGCGATCGGCAGCTACCTGGCCGGCGGATTGCGCGAGCTCGCAACCAGGCACGAGGCGATCGGCGACGTGCGCTCGCTCGGTATGTTCTTCGCGGTCGATCTGGTGGATGACCGCGAGCGCAAGACGCCCGCGAGTGCACTTGCGAAGCGCGTGATCAACGGCATGTGCGAGCGCGGAGTGCTCATCAGCCGCATCGGTCCGCACGATAACGTGCTCAAGATCAGACCGCCCATGCCATTCGGCCGGGCACATGCCGACCAGTTGCTGGCGACACTCGATGAGGTGCTGGCGGCTGGCTAG
- a CDS encoding SDR family oxidoreductase → MSSRSLAGKVALVTGGGQGIGRGIAEVFAADGASVLIATRTAKHGEDVLRRIRAAGGKAALATVDIGDEPSAAEVVEQTMSEFGRIDIMVHNAASFLGGPVESFSEGDLETVLSVNLKAGFRLSRACIPHMRRQGGGRILFTSSVTGPRVAMPGTAYYAASKGGVNALIRTLALELARDKITVNGIEPGYIRTAAMELLADEAGMQQMARYIPLGYMGMPEDIAYAMRFLASDESRYITGQTICIDGGSTLPESPVFMEELDGVKQLAGSS, encoded by the coding sequence ATGTCCTCGCGTAGCCTGGCAGGCAAGGTCGCCCTGGTCACTGGCGGTGGGCAGGGTATCGGTCGTGGCATTGCCGAAGTCTTTGCGGCTGACGGCGCCAGCGTCCTCATCGCGACGCGTACCGCCAAACACGGCGAAGATGTATTGCGCAGGATCCGGGCAGCCGGAGGCAAGGCGGCGCTTGCCACGGTGGATATCGGCGATGAACCATCCGCTGCCGAGGTCGTCGAGCAAACGATGAGTGAATTCGGCCGCATCGACATCATGGTGCACAACGCCGCGTCATTCCTGGGCGGCCCGGTCGAGTCGTTCTCGGAAGGTGACCTTGAAACCGTGCTCTCGGTCAATCTCAAGGCAGGGTTTCGCCTGAGCAGAGCCTGCATACCGCACATGCGTCGGCAGGGCGGTGGCCGCATCCTGTTCACCTCGTCGGTGACCGGGCCGCGCGTTGCAATGCCTGGTACTGCCTATTACGCCGCGTCGAAAGGCGGCGTCAACGCGCTTATCCGCACGCTCGCCCTGGAACTTGCGCGCGACAAGATCACGGTCAATGGCATTGAACCTGGATACATCCGCACTGCCGCCATGGAACTGTTGGCCGACGAAGCCGGTATGCAACAGATGGCGCGATATATTCCGCTCGGGTACATGGGCATGCCGGAAGACATTGCTTATGCGATGCGGTTCCTGGCGAGTGACGAGTCGCGTTACATCACCGGTCAGACGATCTGCATTGACGGCGGTTCAACCTTGCCCGAGAGTCCCGTGTTCATGGAAGAGCTCGATGGCGTCAAGCAACTGGCAGGTTCCAGTTGA
- a CDS encoding TonB-dependent receptor: MKAKSPGIALILALAVLPVAVQAQQATGGLEEVVVTAQKREQRLQDVGIAVTAFTGNEIHELGFTNTTDVVAMTPGLNYTVPNGESSQINFFLRGVGLNDFADANENPVAVYVDEVYRPAMGGLSFQLFDMERVEVLRGPQGTLFGRNTTGGLVHFISKRPSQEFDGYVNVTGGQYGQIKLEAAVGGALTDGVSGRLSVATNKNDGWTKNRVPGAPDYNETDAIAARGQLLFEKSENFDALVSAYYSNNDATVGAWQHQSTDIVNGESVALGPTQQGVGVDCNLDGTVDATDRPPGTDCFGYVDTDGDPYSGEFDRNGKVKVKTNGLSLNMNWKLGDSTLTSISAYQNVDRLQSEDTDAGPFPLLLPTFQAETDTFTQELRLAGGSESLNWLAGLYYFDNKVKGHYTLDLTNLGFVFFDANYTQKSDSIAAFGQVEYQLADAWKFIAGARYAHDTKDLNYLNRDTSGFFVNVIGLPTDVAFDFSPATVGDLAKHSDDSVSGKIELDYKPHNDLLLYGSISRGTKSAGFNVGFLDETFLFASNTVATIPYGEETLTSYELGFKSTFAGGTTRFNGAAYYYDYKDFQTFRFELLNQVIFNTDAKVSGVDLELQSSPSEHWDLSLGLSLLDAKAKDIPSPAGVLRERRMVASPEVSANALVRYNWPVGTGRMSVQAWANYQSAQYFDIQNVPVSRQGAYAIGNLRLGYTAADDRWEAAAFVHNVTDKAHLSYTFDFTASFGFNQQAYAQPRWAGVELRYNFR, translated from the coding sequence ATGAAAGCCAAGTCACCAGGCATAGCACTCATACTGGCCCTTGCCGTTCTGCCCGTTGCGGTGCAAGCACAGCAAGCCACCGGTGGACTCGAGGAAGTGGTCGTCACCGCCCAAAAGCGCGAACAGCGCCTGCAGGACGTCGGCATTGCTGTTACTGCATTCACGGGCAACGAAATCCATGAACTCGGCTTTACCAATACCACCGATGTCGTCGCCATGACGCCCGGGCTCAACTACACCGTACCCAATGGTGAATCGAGTCAGATCAATTTCTTCCTTCGCGGCGTGGGCCTCAACGATTTCGCCGACGCCAACGAAAATCCGGTCGCTGTCTACGTTGACGAAGTGTACCGGCCCGCCATGGGTGGTTTGAGTTTTCAATTGTTCGACATGGAACGGGTCGAAGTCCTGCGCGGTCCGCAAGGAACCTTGTTCGGTCGCAACACCACCGGCGGACTGGTGCATTTCATCAGCAAGCGGCCATCACAGGAATTCGATGGCTATGTAAACGTGACCGGCGGGCAGTACGGACAGATCAAGCTCGAAGCGGCCGTCGGCGGCGCACTGACCGATGGCGTCTCCGGTCGCCTGTCAGTCGCGACCAACAAGAACGACGGCTGGACGAAGAACCGTGTGCCCGGAGCACCCGATTACAACGAGACAGACGCCATTGCCGCGCGCGGACAGCTGCTGTTCGAGAAGTCCGAGAATTTCGATGCGCTGGTCAGCGCCTATTATTCGAACAATGACGCGACGGTCGGTGCATGGCAGCATCAGTCGACGGATATCGTCAATGGCGAAAGTGTCGCGCTCGGCCCCACCCAGCAAGGCGTTGGCGTCGACTGCAATCTGGATGGCACGGTCGACGCGACGGATCGCCCGCCGGGCACCGACTGCTTCGGCTATGTCGATACGGATGGCGATCCCTACTCGGGTGAGTTCGACCGCAACGGCAAGGTGAAGGTCAAGACCAACGGCTTGTCGCTCAACATGAACTGGAAGCTGGGCGATTCCACGCTGACCTCCATTTCGGCCTACCAGAATGTCGACCGCCTGCAGTCCGAAGACACCGACGCGGGTCCTTTCCCGCTGTTGCTGCCGACCTTTCAGGCCGAGACGGATACCTTCACCCAGGAACTGCGTCTTGCGGGCGGTAGCGAGAGTCTCAACTGGCTGGCGGGCCTTTACTACTTCGACAACAAGGTCAAAGGCCACTACACGCTGGATCTGACCAACCTCGGGTTCGTTTTTTTCGATGCCAACTACACCCAGAAGTCGGATTCGATCGCGGCGTTCGGGCAGGTCGAATATCAGCTGGCCGACGCCTGGAAATTCATCGCCGGTGCGCGCTACGCGCATGACACCAAAGACCTCAATTACCTCAACCGTGACACATCAGGCTTCTTCGTCAATGTCATTGGCCTGCCGACCGATGTCGCATTCGACTTCAGTCCCGCTACGGTAGGAGACCTGGCCAAGCACAGCGATGATTCCGTGAGCGGCAAGATCGAGCTCGACTACAAGCCGCACAACGACCTGTTGCTCTACGGTTCGATCTCGCGCGGCACGAAGTCAGCCGGCTTCAATGTCGGCTTCCTCGACGAGACGTTCCTGTTCGCAAGCAACACGGTCGCGACCATACCCTATGGCGAGGAAACACTGACCAGCTACGAACTGGGATTCAAGTCGACCTTCGCCGGCGGTACGACGCGATTCAACGGTGCCGCCTACTACTATGACTACAAGGACTTCCAGACTTTCCGCTTCGAGTTGCTCAACCAGGTCATCTTCAATACCGATGCGAAGGTCTCGGGAGTCGATCTCGAACTGCAATCCTCGCCGAGCGAGCACTGGGATCTGTCCCTGGGCCTCAGCCTGCTCGATGCGAAGGCGAAGGACATTCCAAGTCCGGCGGGTGTGTTGCGCGAACGCCGGATGGTGGCCTCGCCGGAAGTGTCGGCCAACGCGCTGGTGCGTTACAACTGGCCGGTGGGCACGGGACGCATGTCCGTCCAGGCCTGGGCCAATTACCAGAGTGCGCAATATTTCGACATCCAGAACGTGCCGGTGTCCCGCCAGGGAGCCTATGCCATCGGCAATCTTCGCCTCGGCTATACCGCCGCGGATGATCGCTGGGAGGCTGCGGCTTTCGTGCATAACGTCACCGACAAGGCGCACCTCAGCTACACCTTCGATTTCACGGCGAGTTTCGGTTTCAACCAGCAGGCGTATGCGCAGCCACGCTGGGCCGGTGTCGAACTACGCTATAACTTCAGGTAG
- a CDS encoding cytochrome P450 yields MTESIAQFDLRHPPAGFHDDPYPWYRQLRESRPVHLSPDGSYLLTRYADCAQVYRESAASSDKKKLFKPLFGDGLLYEHHTSSLVFCDPPYHTRVRALLADALKPAAVRAMADSLRHLVNALLDDIAARGEPVIDFVTQYAGAIPLAIIGDLLTVPLDERAPLRNWSMCILGALEFDLGPGGRSAGERAVSEFIDYLRSLVSRRKVVGAPRDGDLLGSLLASHARGDLSEKELLHNCIFLLNAGHETTGHLLANGVYELLIRPGQLQQLRTEPSLMKSAIEEILRFQSPNQLGNRELTSDVDVGGARLPRGAQVTLVIGAANRDPLRFHDPESFDIRRDPNPHLAFATGPHMCLGMALARLEAQIALSVLLTRCPELRHAGPPLRAPRARFRGVQGMPVHVGRVRPAA; encoded by the coding sequence ATGACTGAGTCCATTGCGCAATTCGATTTGCGCCACCCTCCGGCTGGCTTTCACGACGATCCCTATCCCTGGTATCGCCAGCTGCGCGAATCAAGGCCCGTGCATCTGTCGCCTGACGGCTCCTATCTGCTCACGCGCTACGCCGACTGCGCGCAGGTTTACCGCGAGAGCGCCGCAAGCTCCGACAAGAAGAAGCTGTTCAAACCATTGTTTGGCGATGGATTGCTCTATGAACATCATACCTCGAGCCTGGTGTTCTGTGATCCGCCCTACCACACGCGTGTCCGAGCGCTGCTGGCGGATGCACTGAAGCCTGCGGCAGTGCGCGCCATGGCAGACTCATTGCGCCACCTGGTCAACGCGCTGCTCGATGACATTGCCGCGCGGGGCGAGCCGGTCATCGATTTTGTCACGCAATACGCAGGTGCAATTCCGCTCGCGATCATCGGCGATCTGTTGACGGTGCCGCTCGATGAGCGCGCGCCGTTGCGCAACTGGTCGATGTGCATCCTCGGTGCGCTCGAGTTCGACCTCGGTCCGGGTGGCCGCTCCGCCGGGGAACGCGCAGTGAGCGAATTCATTGACTATCTACGCTCGCTCGTGAGCCGGCGAAAGGTCGTGGGCGCGCCTCGGGACGGCGACCTGCTCGGCAGTCTGCTTGCGAGCCATGCTCGTGGTGATCTCAGCGAGAAAGAGCTCCTGCACAACTGCATATTCCTTTTGAATGCCGGCCACGAGACGACTGGGCATCTGCTCGCGAACGGTGTCTACGAACTGCTGATCCGTCCCGGGCAATTGCAGCAGTTGCGGACCGAGCCCTCGCTCATGAAGTCAGCTATCGAGGAAATACTGCGTTTTCAAAGTCCCAATCAGCTCGGGAATCGGGAACTTACTTCGGACGTCGACGTCGGCGGCGCAAGATTACCGCGAGGCGCCCAGGTAACGCTGGTGATTGGCGCCGCGAACCGCGATCCGCTGAGATTCCACGACCCGGAATCGTTCGATATCCGCCGGGACCCCAATCCGCACCTGGCATTTGCCACTGGTCCGCACATGTGCCTTGGCATGGCGCTCGCGCGACTGGAAGCCCAGATTGCGCTCAGCGTGCTCCTTACGCGCTGCCCGGAATTGCGCCATGCGGGTCCCCCGCTGCGCGCGCCGCGCGCGCGATTTCGCGGCGTACAGGGGATGCCGGTTCATGTTGGACGAGTCAGGCCCGCGGCTTGA
- a CDS encoding phytanoyl-CoA dioxygenase family protein yields the protein MLPCRTHLEWHRQIAGIRDSDLCARRGARECLIIAHRELSGEEIRRFREDGVVHVAGACDEQHLQSIDRVVQRQLAAPSRWANDGNPGARHDRLFTDRYLWRADEDVQNFVFNSACAQLAGQAMGSDAVRFYFDHLLIKEPGTKAVTPWHQDLPYWPFSGRQVCSVWVALTDASIAGSAMEFVRGSHRTGKVYMPRQFGERKNHPAAWTLAGQGEPVPDIEGDRASYDIVGWDMRRGDAVIFSAWILHSARGNSSADRRRAAISTRWLGDDARWMPHPGADPTVTNEQVRLAPGAAPADDDYFPCVWRRDD from the coding sequence ATTCTGCCGTGCCGAACTCACCTCGAGTGGCACCGGCAAATTGCTGGCATCCGCGACAGCGACCTATGTGCTAGGCGCGGCGCCCGGGAGTGCCTGATCATCGCCCATCGTGAGCTCAGTGGGGAGGAAATTCGCCGGTTCCGGGAGGACGGCGTCGTGCACGTGGCGGGCGCCTGCGATGAGCAGCATCTGCAGTCGATCGACCGGGTCGTGCAGCGGCAGCTCGCCGCGCCAAGCCGTTGGGCCAATGACGGCAATCCCGGCGCGCGCCATGACCGCCTGTTCACCGATCGCTACCTTTGGCGCGCTGACGAAGATGTTCAAAACTTTGTCTTCAATTCGGCCTGTGCTCAACTTGCGGGTCAGGCCATGGGCTCGGACGCCGTCCGTTTCTATTTCGATCATTTGCTGATCAAGGAACCGGGCACGAAGGCCGTGACGCCCTGGCATCAGGATCTGCCGTATTGGCCCTTCTCGGGCCGGCAGGTCTGTTCGGTGTGGGTTGCGCTCACCGATGCGAGCATTGCCGGCAGCGCGATGGAGTTCGTGCGCGGCTCGCATCGCACCGGCAAGGTCTACATGCCACGGCAATTCGGCGAGCGCAAGAACCACCCGGCGGCCTGGACGCTCGCTGGCCAGGGGGAACCGGTGCCTGACATCGAGGGCGATCGCGCATCCTACGACATCGTTGGCTGGGACATGCGACGCGGCGATGCGGTGATTTTTTCCGCGTGGATATTGCACAGTGCCCGTGGCAACAGCAGCGCCGATCGGCGCCGCGCCGCGATCTCGACACGCTGGCTTGGCGACGACGCGCGCTGGATGCCGCATCCCGGCGCCGATCCGACGGTCACGAACGAACAGGTGAGACTCGCCCCGGGCGCTGCACCGGCCGACGATGACTATTTCCCTTGCGTTTGGCGCCGCGATGACTGA